Proteins encoded by one window of Candidatus Omnitrophota bacterium:
- a CDS encoding four helix bundle protein, with protein sequence MYIARGSLWEAKRWLNRALERKLVKQQKFEELMDIVNNLAPQLNAFITNKQKKKI encoded by the coding sequence TTGTATATTGCACGTGGTTCTTTATGGGAAGCAAAAAGGTGGCTGAATAGGGCATTAGAAAGAAAATTGGTTAAACAACAGAAATTTGAAGAATTGATGGATATTGTAAATAACTTAGCTCCTCAGTTAAACGCTTTTATCACTAATAAACAAAAGAAGAAAATCTAA
- a CDS encoding 4Fe-4S dicluster domain-containing protein translates to MPLYYFPRAKCLEFLSLLEKEYELYLPSVIEGKGISCEFGYNLPITDFTLVKYSSSKESDLFFNSYRTVEPLKTFFTFPKEKLVSKKEKFAILGVKNCDLFSLKIQDYVFLEGIVSDPFYRARRENSLIISGDCTAFKEVCFCLSLEINPYPGDGFDINLSPLEDGFLVEAGSLKGEEIIKKGKGIFSLAQNEQIAKRIENREAFKKSLDKHIQFHNIPKKEVLQKIVKDGFSSSLWQEEALRCVECGGCNLSCPTCHCFLLAEDRFGNAHEKVRLWDACLYANFARVAGGANPLRYRYQRLRNRYLKKFDFFPENISLFACSGCGRCIEVCPAKIDIRKNLKELSVRCKV, encoded by the coding sequence ATGCCTCTATACTATTTCCCCAGAGCCAAGTGTTTAGAATTCTTATCTCTTTTAGAGAAAGAATATGAGCTTTATCTCCCTTCGGTAATAGAAGGTAAAGGTATATCTTGCGAATTCGGTTACAATTTACCGATAACCGATTTCACACTGGTGAAATACTCATCTTCTAAAGAATCCGATTTATTCTTTAATTCTTATCGAACCGTAGAGCCTTTAAAAACATTTTTTACTTTTCCTAAAGAAAAACTTGTTTCTAAGAAAGAAAAATTTGCCATTTTGGGAGTTAAAAATTGCGATTTATTCTCTTTAAAAATTCAGGATTATGTTTTTTTAGAAGGAATAGTTTCTGACCCTTTCTACCGAGCGAGGAGAGAAAACTCTTTAATTATCTCTGGAGATTGCACTGCTTTTAAAGAAGTATGTTTCTGTTTGTCTTTGGAAATAAATCCCTATCCTGGGGATGGTTTTGATATAAACCTCTCTCCTTTAGAAGACGGTTTTTTGGTAGAGGCGGGTTCTTTAAAAGGTGAAGAGATAATTAAGAAAGGTAAAGGCATTTTTTCCTTAGCGCAAAATGAACAGATTGCCAAACGGATTGAAAACAGAGAGGCTTTTAAGAAGAGTTTGGATAAACATATTCAATTCCATAATATTCCTAAAAAAGAGGTTCTGCAAAAAATAGTCAAAGATGGATTTAGTTCTTCTTTATGGCAGGAAGAAGCTCTCCGTTGTGTAGAATGTGGAGGATGTAATTTATCTTGTCCCACTTGTCACTGTTTTTTACTGGCTGAAGATAGATTTGGTAATGCGCACGAAAAGGTGCGCCTCTGGGATGCCTGTCTTTATGCCAATTTTGCTAGGGTAGCAGGGGGAGCTAACCCTTTGCGTTATCGTTATCAACGTTTGCGTAATCGCTATTTGAAAAAATTTGATTTTTTCCCGGAGAATATTTCTTTGTTTGCCTGTTCTGGCTGTGGAAGGTGTATTGAGGTTTGTCCGGCAAAGATTGACATCAGGAAAAATCTAAAAGAATTAAGTGTAAGGTGTAAAGTATAA
- the amrS gene encoding AmmeMemoRadiSam system radical SAM enzyme, whose translation MKFNKPLTRRNFIKKTCLFCLSLGFSGLIKSLLKEKFVFGDILLRQGMREAMFYDVIDTETVQCHLCPRNCTLTNGQRSFCRVREPEKGKLYSLVYGLACAVHVDPIEKKPIFHMLPGTSSFSIATVGCNLRCKFCQNWTISQVKPEEVDYLYLPPLEVIKMAEEKKCASIAYTYTEPTIFYEYMLDTAKLAKEKNIKNIYVTAGYINPQPARLLAKYIDAANIDLKAYDDEYLQNICAQRLEPLLEAIKLFKDLGGWVEITNLILPTLNDKMEKIRQMCYWIKKNLGADTPIHFSRFSPMYKMVHLPSTPVSTLEEARRVAMEVGLNYVYIGNAPGHPGEHTYCPGCKKILIERKGFFLTQYNLNKNRCKYCKCEIAGIWPEKYSLVD comes from the coding sequence ATGAAATTTAATAAGCCTCTTACGCGCAGAAACTTCATAAAAAAAACCTGCCTCTTTTGCTTAAGTTTGGGGTTTTCCGGTCTCATAAAGTCTCTCCTCAAAGAAAAATTTGTCTTTGGAGATATCCTGCTTCGTCAGGGAATGCGGGAGGCAATGTTTTATGATGTTATAGATACGGAGACGGTGCAGTGTCATTTATGTCCACGTAATTGCACATTGACAAACGGTCAGCGCAGTTTCTGTCGTGTAAGGGAACCCGAGAAGGGTAAACTTTATAGTTTAGTTTATGGGCTTGCTTGTGCGGTGCATGTTGACCCGATAGAGAAAAAACCCATATTTCATATGCTTCCCGGAACGAGTTCCTTTTCTATAGCTACGGTAGGTTGCAATCTCCGTTGTAAGTTCTGTCAGAACTGGACAATTTCGCAGGTTAAGCCAGAGGAAGTTGACTACCTATATTTACCGCCACTGGAGGTTATTAAAATGGCTGAGGAAAAAAAATGTGCATCCATTGCCTATACTTATACAGAACCAACTATCTTCTATGAGTATATGCTTGATACCGCAAAACTCGCTAAAGAAAAAAATATAAAAAATATTTATGTCACCGCTGGCTATATTAATCCCCAGCCCGCAAGACTTTTAGCTAAATATATTGATGCGGCAAACATTGACCTTAAGGCATATGATGATGAGTATCTCCAAAATATCTGTGCCCAGAGACTCGAGCCTCTTCTTGAAGCAATAAAGTTGTTTAAGGATTTAGGAGGCTGGGTAGAGATTACTAACTTAATTCTTCCCACATTGAATGACAAAATGGAAAAAATTCGCCAAATGTGCTACTGGATAAAGAAGAATTTAGGTGCGGATACCCCTATACATTTTTCAAGATTTTCTCCAATGTATAAGATGGTTCATTTACCTTCTACACCAGTTTCTACCTTGGAGGAGGCAAGAAGGGTAGCCATGGAGGTTGGGCTTAACTATGTTTATATCGGAAATGCTCCCGGACATCCCGGAGAACATACCTACTGTCCGGGATGTAAAAAAATACTTATCGAAAGAAAAGGATTTTTTCTAACCCAATATAATTTAAATAAAAATAGATGTAAATATTGCAAGTGCGAGATTGCCGGAATCTGGCCTGAAAAATATTCTTTAGTTGATTAG
- a CDS encoding NADH-quinone oxidoreductase subunit C, with protein MIEEKIKERLKDKIINWYRHSEKRVYFSIKSQDILETVKFIFEELNLRFSTATGIDTVEGIEIIYHFSSDNTGEIFSIKVLLGDREKPEIDSITSIIRGAEWIEREMWELLGINFKGHPNLKHLLLIEDWPEGKYPLRKSRQ; from the coding sequence ATGATAGAAGAGAAAATTAAAGAAAGACTAAAGGATAAAATAATTAACTGGTACAGGCATTCAGAGAAAAGAGTCTATTTTTCTATAAAGTCCCAGGATATTCTTGAAACAGTAAAATTTATTTTTGAAGAATTAAATTTAAGATTTTCTACTGCTACGGGAATTGATACAGTTGAAGGGATAGAGATTATCTACCACTTTAGTTCTGATAATACAGGAGAGATATTCTCGATAAAGGTTTTACTTGGAGATAGAGAAAAACCAGAGATTGATTCTATAACTTCCATAATTAGAGGGGCGGAGTGGATTGAACGCGAAATGTGGGAACTCTTGGGCATAAATTTTAAAGGCCATCCTAATTTGAAACATTTACTTTTAATAGAAGATTGGCCAGAAGGAAAATATCCATTGAGAAAAAGTAGGCAGTAG
- a CDS encoding NADH-quinone oxidoreductase subunit L encodes MNFILPIIVPIIGSFFIIFLPNRYKAGGAIGLLSATFLSCLYLIPRLLNKGVVVIEKHLFEWFSMSFVFDGVSVFMALVSSFVSLIIVLYALEYMKHYEQKGEFYFWVVLFVGAMMGLVFSYHLLLIYCFWEITAVSSWRLIGFYRQEKDTKAADRAFLVTFFGASLMLAGIILIYNYFGTLSLGALKGKEISNVVSFLLLAGILSKSAQLPLQTWLPDAGVAPTPVTALLHAAVLVKIGVYAFIRIFYLTLSTPQLFQQVCLTISILTILLGAGSALRENNIKRILAYSTISQLGYMLLVISLKFSFSLEVGLLYIFAHSLAKGGLFLCAGIIEHKSGTKDIRELGGLLKSMPYTSLAYLLCAFSIIGLPPFLGFWPKFMTVFLLLKREYLFFGFLSILGAIFTLMYLMRLYHKVFAGEVKIEIKENRRSIMVFVSLFMGILSLLFGLFIFLPVRFITQFIS; translated from the coding sequence ATGAATTTTATATTGCCGATAATTGTACCCATAATTGGTTCTTTTTTTATCATCTTTTTGCCAAATCGTTATAAGGCAGGAGGAGCTATAGGATTATTAAGCGCAACTTTTCTTTCTTGTCTTTACCTTATCCCTCGATTGTTAAATAAAGGGGTAGTCGTTATTGAGAAACATCTTTTTGAATGGTTCAGTATGTCTTTTGTATTTGATGGAGTTAGTGTTTTTATGGCATTGGTTTCTTCTTTTGTCTCGCTTATTATAGTATTATACGCTTTGGAGTATATGAAGCATTATGAGCAAAAAGGAGAATTCTATTTTTGGGTAGTTTTGTTTGTGGGAGCAATGATGGGGTTAGTTTTTTCTTACCATCTCCTTCTGATTTATTGTTTTTGGGAAATAACCGCAGTTTCTTCATGGAGGCTTATTGGTTTTTATAGACAAGAGAAAGATACCAAAGCAGCAGACCGCGCTTTTTTAGTTACTTTTTTTGGAGCTTCTTTAATGCTGGCTGGAATTATTTTGATTTATAATTATTTTGGAACCTTGAGTTTGGGTGCTTTAAAGGGTAAAGAGATCTCTAATGTAGTTTCTTTTTTATTACTGGCAGGAATTTTATCCAAATCTGCACAGTTACCCTTACAGACGTGGTTACCAGATGCCGGGGTTGCTCCTACACCGGTAACTGCACTCTTGCACGCAGCGGTTTTAGTAAAAATAGGTGTGTATGCATTTATAAGAATTTTTTACCTTACATTATCAACTCCTCAATTATTTCAACAGGTTTGCCTTACCATCAGTATCTTGACTATTTTATTAGGTGCAGGTAGCGCTCTTAGAGAAAACAATATTAAGAGGATTCTTGCCTATTCTACCATTAGCCAACTGGGTTATATGCTCTTGGTTATTTCCTTAAAATTTTCTTTTTCCTTAGAAGTGGGTCTTTTGTATATTTTTGCTCATTCCTTAGCCAAAGGTGGACTTTTTCTTTGTGCGGGTATTATTGAACATAAAAGTGGCACTAAAGATATAAGGGAGTTAGGAGGACTTTTGAAATCTATGCCTTACACTTCTTTAGCGTATTTACTCTGTGCCTTCTCAATTATTGGGCTCCCACCATTTTTGGGTTTCTGGCCCAAGTTTATGACCGTATTTCTTCTATTAAAGAGAGAGTATCTATTTTTCGGTTTCTTGTCAATTTTGGGCGCAATTTTTACGCTTATGTATCTTATGCGTTTATACCATAAAGTATTTGCGGGAGAAGTAAAAATTGAGATTAAGGAAAATAGACGTTCGATTATGGTATTTGTTTCGTTATTTATGGGTATTCTTTCGCTTCTGTTTGGATTGTTTATATTTTTGCCCGTAAGATTTATAACTCAATTTATAAGTTAA
- the nuoB gene encoding NADH-quinone oxidoreductase subunit NuoB, translated as MSLKLKALTKSLWVFHAACSPCNNCDIEILDALTPRHDVERFGMVLVGSVRHADVLLVTGVPNHKTAERIKKLYSQVPKPCLVVAVGSCACGRIMFKESYNSPCALDEIFPVDVYIPGCPPKPEAIIAGIVKLTKKVGGR; from the coding sequence ATGAGTCTTAAACTAAAAGCGCTGACTAAATCTCTGTGGGTTTTTCATGCGGCGTGTTCTCCCTGTAATAATTGTGATATTGAAATTCTTGATGCTTTAACTCCTCGGCATGATGTAGAGCGATTCGGTATGGTTTTAGTAGGGAGTGTAAGGCACGCGGATGTTTTATTAGTTACTGGAGTTCCTAATCATAAGACGGCGGAAAGGATAAAAAAACTTTATTCTCAAGTCCCCAAACCATGCTTAGTAGTAGCAGTGGGAAGCTGTGCTTGCGGAAGGATAATGTTTAAAGAATCATATAATAGTCCTTGCGCTTTAGATGAGATATTTCCAGTAGATGTTTATATCCCTGGTTGTCCTCCTAAGCCCGAAGCGATAATTGCGGGTATAGTGAAATTGACCAAAAAAGTAGGTGGTAGATAG
- a CDS encoding NADH-quinone oxidoreductase subunit H, whose amino-acid sequence EDSMFAGNSGGGGGGMAVNIGGETSLFDLTDNMLSSNSANNANYGGGGVLIEYSGLLLGIFKLTKMMLLYIMPLWLIILFFSSNLSFVAILIKYLFILLLIILIKNTNPRLRIDQALKFFWGPMTVLAVVSLILSLLGL is encoded by the coding sequence GAAGATTCGATGTTCGCTGGGAACAGTGGAGGGGGAGGAGGGGGGATGGCAGTGAATATCGGAGGGGAGACGTCATTATTTGATTTGACGGATAACATGTTATCTTCGAATAGTGCCAACAATGCGAATTACGGAGGAGGAGGAGTTTTGATTGAATACTCAGGCTTACTTCTGGGGATTTTTAAATTGACCAAAATGATGCTTCTCTATATAATGCCTCTTTGGTTGATTATTCTTTTCTTTAGTAGCAATTTGAGTTTTGTGGCTATATTGATTAAATATCTTTTTATTCTTCTGCTTATAATTTTAATAAAGAATACAAATCCCCGTTTAAGAATTGACCAGGCGTTAAAGTTTTTCTGGGGGCCAATGACAGTCCTTGCAGTAGTATCTTTAATATTATCTTTACTCGGACTGTAG
- a CDS encoding asparaginase domain-containing protein, translated as MMNKKKLCITIVFLTLFLSAGDICFARRIPSYFSLSQILNAAYVRGYLTPEEITALYRRSSGKADLTDMQGEVKLAILLDGRSLPVRVYGGYIDVGQDRFVIQIKGEEETGLYNEIIFQEGNAGKPFVINLRTGGTISMEEKDEKRGTARDGLKSELPYIQVGSTRWDSSQIGGEELLTLVNCVSRVLDLGMVPLITHGTDTMEITAFILSLLFPNRFMVMTGAFDAANTPGGDAPINFRSSQQLAESGNVPAHLYVVMNNKIHLGSRLVKVGTSKEYGFLSYGGHIGEIDENGVIRFNNSFLVEEKSFSSTILDPTKYGISDTVLFYSNAYLPLIAIKTLTTQLITKKESGGRPGLVIEGSLPPGSEPFLDMLFQRGIPVFVEDVNQEITGVFKIPDWLSPLQAWAKLSLLLNQFENEVIPDLMLLDIAGEKVYHDYLWIKKAEEVSRPYSERIPRQKISGNFYSNAGRAVSFVLTFPGSMSKAVLKSEIDRLLATPAQEKILVIEGAGNGNVDLQLNDLLSFALNKGIKVVVIARPVTGRADLSYDVALKLDSRCIHADGLGRDYLLSLLEP; from the coding sequence ATGATGAATAAGAAAAAATTATGTATCACAATTGTATTTTTAACTTTATTCTTATCAGCTGGAGATATCTGTTTTGCCCGTCGAATACCCTCATATTTTAGTCTTTCGCAAATTCTTAACGCGGCGTATGTTCGAGGATATCTTACCCCAGAAGAGATAACTGCCCTGTATCGAAGATCTTCCGGAAAGGCAGATTTAACAGATATGCAAGGTGAGGTCAAACTTGCCATCTTACTTGATGGGAGGTCTCTTCCTGTCAGGGTTTATGGCGGATATATCGATGTGGGACAAGACAGATTCGTTATTCAGATTAAAGGGGAAGAAGAAACAGGTTTATATAATGAAATTATTTTCCAAGAAGGAAATGCAGGAAAACCTTTTGTTATAAATCTAAGGACCGGCGGGACCATCAGCATGGAAGAGAAAGACGAAAAAAGAGGAACAGCAAGAGATGGGCTTAAATCAGAATTACCATATATCCAGGTTGGTTCTACGAGGTGGGATTCCAGCCAGATTGGCGGAGAAGAACTGCTTACCTTAGTAAATTGTGTTTCACGGGTATTGGATTTAGGTATGGTTCCTTTGATTACGCATGGGACTGATACGATGGAGATCACCGCATTTATTCTCAGTCTTTTGTTTCCTAATAGATTTATGGTTATGACCGGTGCTTTTGATGCTGCCAACACTCCCGGAGGAGACGCTCCTATTAATTTTAGGTCTTCCCAGCAATTAGCCGAAAGTGGTAATGTTCCAGCACATCTCTATGTAGTGATGAACAATAAAATTCATTTGGGCTCACGGCTGGTGAAAGTAGGGACGTCTAAAGAATATGGATTTTTAAGTTATGGTGGCCATATTGGAGAAATAGATGAAAACGGTGTGATTCGGTTTAATAACTCTTTTCTGGTTGAAGAAAAGAGTTTTTCCTCCACTATACTTGACCCCACAAAATACGGAATTTCTGATACGGTGTTATTTTATAGTAACGCTTACTTACCACTTATTGCTATCAAGACACTAACCACACAATTAATCACCAAAAAGGAATCTGGTGGAAGACCGGGTTTAGTTATAGAAGGAAGTCTCCCCCCAGGAAGCGAACCTTTCTTGGATATGCTTTTTCAGAGAGGTATTCCCGTATTTGTAGAGGATGTTAATCAGGAAATTACAGGCGTTTTTAAAATCCCCGATTGGCTTAGTCCTTTGCAGGCTTGGGCAAAACTCAGTTTATTGCTCAATCAATTTGAGAACGAGGTGATACCAGATTTAATGCTTTTAGATATAGCTGGAGAAAAGGTTTATCACGATTATCTGTGGATAAAAAAGGCAGAAGAAGTGTCTCGACCTTACAGTGAAAGGATTCCTCGTCAGAAAATCAGCGGAAATTTCTATTCTAATGCAGGGAGAGCAGTGAGTTTTGTTTTGACCTTTCCTGGCTCAATGTCAAAAGCAGTTTTGAAATCAGAGATAGATAGACTTTTGGCAACACCTGCCCAAGAAAAGATTCTTGTAATTGAAGGCGCAGGAAATGGTAATGTTGACTTGCAGTTAAACGATTTGCTAAGCTTTGCGCTGAATAAAGGTATTAAAGTTGTAGTAATTGCCCGTCCAGTTACAGGCAGAGCAGATCTAAGCTATGATGTAGCACTTAAATTAGATTCCCGCTGTATACATGCGGATGGTTTGGGTAGGGACTATTTGTTGAGCTTACTTGAGCCATAG
- a CDS encoding FAD/NAD(P)-binding protein — protein sequence MNNTKMDNPYQPLKATLETIITETPNIKTFVMKPEKDFSFKTGQFIEVSFPGFGEGPFTPSSDPEVKNRLEVTIMNVGRLTSKLHSLSGGEVLGIRGPYGKGYPLDKFVDKDVLIVGGGVGLAPLRSLLFALFSDIKRYNKVILRYGARSPQDIVYKNSLPEWGKREKVDVLVTVDVGDNSWKGNVGLVTSILKDLPLEISRAVAVVCGPPIMMKFVTLKLVDLGFGAQDIYLSMEKNMSCGLGKCGHCRLGKYYVCRDGPVFTYQEMKDMHDIWD from the coding sequence TTGAATAATACTAAGATGGATAATCCTTATCAACCTCTAAAAGCAACTTTAGAAACGATAATCACGGAAACGCCGAATATTAAAACTTTTGTGATGAAACCGGAAAAAGATTTTTCTTTTAAAACAGGGCAGTTTATTGAAGTTTCTTTTCCTGGTTTTGGAGAGGGACCTTTTACTCCCTCCTCTGACCCAGAGGTTAAGAATAGATTAGAAGTAACAATTATGAATGTCGGGAGACTTACTTCTAAACTCCATAGCCTTAGTGGGGGAGAGGTATTGGGGATACGTGGACCATATGGCAAAGGTTATCCTTTGGATAAATTTGTGGATAAGGACGTTTTAATAGTTGGTGGAGGAGTGGGACTTGCTCCTTTACGCTCTCTGCTTTTTGCCCTTTTTTCTGATATTAAGAGGTATAATAAAGTCATCTTGCGTTACGGAGCCCGTTCTCCCCAAGATATTGTTTATAAAAATTCTCTTCCCGAATGGGGCAAAAGAGAAAAAGTAGATGTTTTGGTTACTGTAGATGTCGGAGATAATAGTTGGAAAGGGAATGTGGGTTTGGTCACTTCTATCCTCAAAGATTTGCCTTTGGAGATAAGTAGGGCGGTAGCGGTTGTTTGTGGGCCACCGATAATGATGAAGTTTGTTACCTTGAAATTAGTGGATTTGGGTTTTGGTGCTCAGGATATCTATCTTTCAATGGAAAAGAATATGTCCTGTGGTTTGGGAAAATGTGGGCATTGTCGACTGGGAAAATACTATGTCTGTCGCGATGGTCCGGTGTTTACCTATCAAGAGATGAAGGATATGCATGATATTTGGGATTGA
- a CDS encoding nickel-dependent hydrogenase large subunit has product MAHKVIIPIGPYHPLQEEPEFFRLYVEGERVVDIDIVLGYMHRGVEELSEHKHFDQVAYLVERICGICSTSHPFAYVNAVEDLAKIKVPERALYIRTIVAEMERLHSHLLWLGLAGHFIGYNTIWMWGWKYREPILDSFEMITGNRNHYAMMKIGGVRRDILEEHVPPLKKMLDELSRATDMFYGAVNDDPVIKARLKNVGVLKKEQAREFCVVGPTARASGIDIDVRRDNPYGAYDRIEWKVILEKDGDVYAKTLVRIRELYESIKIIRQCLERMPEGEIDADVQEIPPGEGIGRIEAPRGECFHYVRSDGTNRPTRHKIRAPSYMNVASNKVSAVGGTISDAAITLAAVDPCYCCTERVGVFNKGTGEKTLDGYDLIRMSQEKTVFLKESLHSLKEDK; this is encoded by the coding sequence ATGGCACATAAAGTAATTATTCCTATTGGCCCGTATCACCCTTTACAGGAAGAGCCAGAGTTTTTCCGTCTCTATGTAGAAGGGGAGCGGGTGGTAGATATTGATATTGTTCTTGGTTATATGCATCGTGGAGTTGAAGAACTTTCTGAACATAAACATTTTGACCAAGTTGCTTATCTCGTCGAGCGTATTTGCGGAATATGTTCTACAAGCCATCCTTTTGCGTATGTTAATGCAGTAGAAGATTTAGCAAAGATAAAAGTTCCCGAAAGAGCACTGTATATCCGTACAATCGTCGCTGAGATGGAGAGACTTCACAGCCATTTACTCTGGCTTGGTCTTGCTGGACACTTTATAGGATATAATACCATCTGGATGTGGGGATGGAAATATCGGGAACCAATCTTAGACTCTTTTGAGATGATTACGGGAAACAGAAATCATTATGCGATGATGAAGATAGGAGGGGTTAGAAGAGATATTCTTGAGGAACACGTTCCACCTTTAAAAAAGATGCTCGATGAATTGTCACGTGCTACCGATATGTTTTATGGAGCGGTTAATGATGACCCAGTAATTAAGGCAAGGTTAAAAAATGTAGGGGTTTTAAAGAAGGAACAAGCAAGGGAGTTTTGTGTCGTGGGTCCTACAGCTCGTGCTTCAGGAATAGATATAGATGTACGACGAGATAATCCATATGGTGCATACGATAGGATAGAATGGAAAGTAATTCTGGAAAAAGATGGAGATGTTTATGCTAAGACGCTGGTTCGCATACGAGAATTATACGAATCAATAAAAATTATCCGACAATGTCTGGAGAGGATGCCTGAGGGAGAGATTGATGCGGATGTGCAGGAAATTCCTCCCGGAGAAGGCATTGGAAGGATTGAAGCCCCTCGCGGTGAATGTTTTCATTATGTAAGAAGTGACGGAACCAATCGCCCCACAAGACATAAAATTCGCGCTCCCAGCTATATGAATGTTGCTTCTAACAAAGTTTCTGCTGTAGGAGGAACTATTTCCGATGCCGCCATAACCTTAGCCGCTGTTGACCCCTGTTATTGTTGTACCGAGCGGGTGGGTGTATTTAACAAAGGGACGGGGGAAAAGACATTAGATGGGTATGATTTAATTCGTATGTCCCAAGAAAAAACAGTTTTCTTGAAGGAATCTCTTCATAGTCTTAAGGAGGATAAATAA
- a CDS encoding NADH-quinone oxidoreductase subunit H — translation MLESVLNFLIFPGFLFSALAGIFVSWTERKLTARLQWRKGPPWYQNFLDLIKLTQKEIIVVGGRSFSFIISPFVGIISVTLVATILGKIILNPTAEFIGDLIVVVYLLIIPGIAFIVGGSSSGNPLASVGVSREIKLILAYELPSILAILTILIKTGGIRLSEIIHHQAVYGSNIMSISGFVAFWVTLLCYQAKLGFAP, via the coding sequence ATGTTAGAATCAGTTTTAAACTTCTTAATATTTCCAGGGTTTCTATTCTCGGCATTGGCAGGAATCTTTGTTTCTTGGACAGAGAGAAAGCTTACTGCCCGTCTACAGTGGAGAAAAGGACCCCCTTGGTATCAGAATTTTTTAGATTTAATTAAATTGACGCAGAAAGAGATAATTGTAGTGGGGGGGAGAAGTTTTTCTTTTATAATTAGTCCCTTTGTGGGAATCATTTCCGTTACACTTGTGGCTACCATTTTAGGGAAAATTATCCTTAACCCCACTGCCGAATTTATCGGCGATTTAATTGTAGTTGTCTATCTTCTTATCATTCCGGGGATAGCGTTCATCGTAGGAGGGTCTTCTTCAGGAAATCCACTTGCTTCGGTGGGTGTTTCGCGAGAAATAAAACTTATTCTTGCTTACGAACTTCCTTCAATATTAGCTATACTTACCATACTAATAAAAACAGGGGGGATCCGTTTATCCGAGATCATCCATCATCAGGCAGTTTATGGTTCTAATATCATGAGTATTTCTGGTTTTGTCGCTTTTTGGGTTACTTTATTATGTTATCAGGCAAAATTGGGTTTTGCTCCTTT
- a CDS encoding 4Fe-4S binding protein: MNRLFINLEICTKCKECVVNCSYFYHPQNNGITNLREFATFVLICRHCEDAPCVNSCYHHALEKQKDGILKRYRMRCTSCKSCSIACPFGVILPDFIPYLDSRCDFCIGISNKLLECVNSCPYKAIEFKEVEEKPEENIFLIGDKLAVKSRKWTKEDLVQKK; the protein is encoded by the coding sequence ATGAATAGATTATTTATTAATTTAGAAATTTGCACCAAGTGCAAGGAATGCGTAGTTAACTGTTCATATTTTTATCATCCACAGAATAACGGAATTACTAATTTGAGAGAATTTGCTACTTTTGTTTTAATTTGTCGTCACTGCGAAGATGCACCCTGTGTAAATTCCTGTTACCATCATGCGTTAGAGAAGCAAAAAGATGGAATTCTTAAACGCTATCGTATGCGTTGCACAAGTTGTAAGTCCTGTTCCATTGCCTGTCCCTTTGGGGTGATTTTACCGGATTTTATTCCCTATTTAGATTCCCGTTGCGACTTTTGTATTGGAATTAGTAATAAGCTTCTTGAATGTGTAAACTCATGTCCTTATAAAGCAATAGAGTTTAAAGAAGTTGAAGAAAAACCAGAAGAGAATATTTTCCTTATCGGGGATAAATTAGCAGTAAAATCAAGAAAATGGACTAAAGAAGATTTGGTTCAAAAAAAGTAG
- a CDS encoding DUF4040 domain-containing protein yields the protein MLVFNIVLVLMIIGAIIAMEIKDLLSSVIALGAVGMGLSLQFLLLKAPDLAITQLVVEILVLVILIRATIGRNIEKEYPKNKFRYLISGLIFLILFLWFGIKALNDLPKFGSALMNMGSRYIAEAKDKTSAVNVVSAIILDFRGYDTLGEVTILFASVLGVLSVLRMTKVKKRIDK from the coding sequence ATGTTAGTCTTTAATATTGTTTTAGTTTTGATGATTATCGGTGCGATTATCGCTATGGAGATAAAGGATTTGCTTTCCAGTGTCATTGCTTTAGGAGCGGTGGGAATGGGGTTAAGTTTACAGTTTTTGCTCTTGAAGGCACCCGACCTCGCCATAACCCAGTTGGTGGTAGAAATACTTGTTTTAGTTATTTTAATCAGGGCTACCATTGGTAGGAATATTGAAAAAGAATACCCCAAGAATAAATTTAGATATTTGATTTCTGGCTTGATATTTCTAATCTTATTTTTATGGTTTGGGATAAAAGCCCTTAATGATTTGCCCAAGTTTGGTTCCGCTTTAATGAATATGGGTTCGCGTTATATTGCCGAGGCAAAGGATAAAACTTCTGCGGTTAATGTTGTTTCTGCTATTATCCTTGATTTCAGAGGTTATGATACCTTGGGAGAAGTTACTATTCTTTTTGCTTCGGTTTTAGGTGTTCTTTCAGTATTGAGGATGACTAAAGTTAAGAAGAGGATTGATAAATGA